One genomic window of Thalassolituus hydrocarboniclasticus includes the following:
- the rpsL gene encoding 30S ribosomal protein S12 yields the protein MATINQLVRQPRKRKVAKSDVPALQACPQRRGVCTRVYTTTPKKPNSALRKVCRVRLTNGFEVSSYIGGEGHNLQEHSVVLIRGGRVKDLPGVRYHTVRGSLDTSGVANRKQARSKYGAKRPKK from the coding sequence ATGGCTACAATCAACCAGTTGGTTCGTCAGCCTCGTAAACGCAAAGTGGCTAAGAGTGACGTACCTGCACTGCAGGCGTGTCCTCAGCGTCGTGGCGTATGTACCCGTGTATATACTACCACTCCGAAAAAGCCTAACTCGGCACTGCGTAAAGTATGTCGTGTGCGTTTGACGAATGGTTTCGAAGTGTCTTCCTACATCGGTGGTGAAGGTCACAACCTGCAGGAACACAGTGTTGTTCTGATCCGTGGCGGTCGTGTAAAAGACTTGCCAGGTGTTCGTTACCACACTGTTCGCGGCTCTCTGGATACTTCCGGTGTTGCGAATCGTAAACAAGCCCGTTCTAAGTACGGTGCAAAACGTCCTAAGAAATAA